The following are from one region of the Nicotiana tomentosiformis chromosome 7, ASM39032v3, whole genome shotgun sequence genome:
- the LOC138896218 gene encoding uncharacterized protein → MVQGESVPVIADQGVGDLGKDVDTTVVEPVIDGKRSKEHVQKEGFGGLSFSWTEDEEGDRGEKEEEVEGVNSPGEYDTKNEEEKSENEGDSGDEKESDTYDKIGEQAKNSAEEENHSEEEFNSESEGEDHENVSESEEADEESEEENENVSEESEGSNDHWEHCHSPFRRNW, encoded by the exons ATGGTTCAGGGGGAATCAGTGCCAGTTATTGCTGATCAG GGTGTGGGTGATCTGGGGAAGGATGTAGATACTACTGTTGTGGAGCCTGTGATTGAtgggaaaagaagtaaagaacaTGTGCAAAAAGAGGGTTTTGGTGGTCTTTCTTTTAGTTGGACTGAGGATGAGGAGGGTGATAggggtgaaaaagaagaagaagtagaaggTGTGAATAGTCCTGGGGAGTATGATactaaaaatgaagaagaaaagagtGAGAATGAGGGAGATTCTGGAGATGAAAAAGAGAGTGATACATATGATAAGATAGGTGAACAAGCAAAGAATTCTGCAGAAGAAGAAAATCATAGTGAGGAGGAGTTCAACTCTGAGAGTGAAGGTGAAGATCATGAAAATGTAAGTGAGAGTGAAGAAGCTGATGAAGAGAGTGAGGAAGAAAATGAGAATGTGAGTGAGGAATCTGAAGGCTCTAATGACCATTGGGAACACTGCCATAGTCCCTTTAGAAGAAATTGGTGA